The DNA sequence ataagatttaatATTAGAGacaattttaaatacaaaacGAAAAATCTTAAAAACGATTGGTATGACCCGCTAGAAAGACAATGgcttatttgtacaatgtgtacagtGGGCACCTTTCAGTTCTCAAactctaataccatatcatgatACCACTTATCCCAAAGGCTTACGCTGATGggaaaagataacactaatgattatatctctaatatttcaTATTCCATTAGCTCCCCATACTTTTttgatatacatatatatgtactGTATATACAACAAATTTTTTcgatatacatatatatgtactGTATATACAACAAATCACTCATAGAAAAACATATATATTAACAACCAGaaaatttattcataaaaaacTTAATCAGAATGAGTCATAAATAGTGTTTAAATAAGCTCTTAAGAAATCAACCTAAAAATAAACCAATTAGTTAAGATAACTTATTCGATTAAATAAGACAACTTAATTTAAATcttctaaaagataagataatttaatttaaatcagatttgatcttattggattagatcatattgatttaaatttaaaattactaaaaatactactaagtaAATCAGAACTAAATCAAATCTTTCAACAAATtctaacaacaaaacaaactgatgccaaggcatcttggctagtttcacaagccattttgagtatgttttaggttAGTTCCATGCATTTTCTTGGGTAATAAGCAAGCATTTGGATGAGTTATGaattcatgtcttgattcaatcaaacattgtgaattctaaacattttcatgagaataatgcaaAGATTAAATGATGTAATGAAGGATGCATTATCTTATGATTAGAGCAAGGTTTTGATGCAAATTGTTTGATAGATTTCAGGtaagaagaagcagagaagaacaacgttagtgccactaacgtggagcAAGGCAAGAGGAGGaccgttagtggcaacgttagtgccactaacgtgatCGAAGAGGAGCTCAAAAGAAGAATAAGCCACGTTAAGGGCCACATTAGTGCTACTAACGTgagccattaacgtggaagaaggaGCTTGTAGTTTTAGTGGTGGCATTGATACCACTAACGTCCTCGATGGGTTAAagcaaaggcaaggaaggctacattagtggccacgttaatgccactaacgtgggcattaaCATGGGCTTAGGCTAAGATGTGGCGTTAGTGgccacattagtgccactaacgccaGTAGTAACGTGGATTCAAGGGGTTTTgggacgttagtgacaccaacgtggtgtcactaacgtcttcgagGTAGGAATTTACACATCACGTTACTCACACTAACGGCCTAACTAACGTGACTACTGCCTCACTTAAACTCCTTCAGCAAGCTGAGCAAAGTCCCGTGAGTTTGTTAACTGTTTAAACTAAGGCCAAGGACCCACATCCAGATACTTGCAGACTCAACTAAGGATCAGAGAAGTAGTATATGTagaagtagttttgaactagaaaggaaAATGGGACTTGGAGATCCAGAATTGTAAACACTCAATTTACTCTTCTCTGTAATCAGTTTTGTTTCCAGATGCACTTtacattttcaattttaattcccAAAGCCATGATCAACTAAACCCCACTTCATTGGAGAGGAAGTTCTGTTGTACGGATCAATCATAGttcttattattcttcttcttttcattctctttgatttgcttgaaagctttcgatctttaaCCAATTGAtcaattgtctcggaagagaaattgttcatacttggattttctcggaaccttggaagaggaatgaggaaatcatgctagaaatactttctcatgttggactagattgggggttggacggatatagtgacatataatcctcccgatACTTTGATCTAGAAAGACATGTAGTATAATAAGTtatcacacttcatctcttcccatgagcaattagatcaaaaaATTGGggaattgttcaagtttagagagattgaattgtcaagaaattggggttcaatcacctaagattgccaagagatcaatgagttgcatggattgaggaaaagatgagaatgaacttgatccggagaatgcaacatctcctgaacccaatgagctTTCCCATTCTTATCTTCCCATTCTCTATAGTCTGTTGTTTACTTTGATGTTcatcatccccattcccatttacttttctgcaatttacattcagctatttaaattttttgtcatttacatttcttgctatttacgttTTCCgtcatttaatttctgcaattctcaatttaactctgtttagttcaactagaacactcctctgattaaagttgctcaaccaatcaatctttatgggattcgaccccactttactgtgagtttttacttgacgacgaattcggtatacttgccgaatgGAATTTGCAGAGATGCAGATTTTTCGTATCACAAACTAAAATAGAGACtacataaattcaaaaataattgcaAAATTTGTGTCTTCTACTGGACTTAAAAAATATGGTTGGGCTCTTATTGTCCTGACTTAGCCCAAAGACCTTATGAATGTCATCATTTCTGCGCTACTATTTTTGAGACGAACTCTTGATCTTCTTAATGTTCAAGAATGACATGGTATAATTTTTCTAGTATTCAGATTTTTAAAAGTGACAAAATTATTACCATTCTTCCATTTAAAATGCTAAAAATACATTTTTGAGCACGTATCACACACTACTTTTAAATCAATCCTTATAATTAGGGTAAAAgatcttattttaaattaatttgtctataTTTCTTATCCTGtagaattttattaatattttttttaaaggctAATCTATCTGGAATATAAATTTtgagaaatttatttattattttactctCTTTGTTATTATCACTTTTTGtgtgtaattttttaaatatttttatttttattgttttattttctatgaTAATAGAAAGAATTTTTATTGAGAATAATATACATAATAGAAAATTGGCATTATTAACTAAatagtgataatatatatatatatatatatatatatatatatatatatatatatatatatatactcttccagaataattgtaaattaataataattggaaGGGTACGGTAATAAAACTCATTGAGGCGCATGAATTCCTTATTAATATAGCTTGAAGAAAGTATTAATTTATTTCATTGAAGAACTTACGAACATATGTAGCAACTAATTATTAGGGATGGCAAAAATCCCCAGCGGGGCGGATATCCGCGGGGATTTACCCGTCACGGGGCGGATATGGGGACGATTTTGTACCCGCGGGGACGGGGGACGGGGCCCCGTATATTAAACGGGGCGGGGGCGGGGATAGAGGTCCCCGCCCCGTGAAGACCCGTTTAAACTCCGTTTATGTAAAAAGACTAGAATACCCCATTTGTGTGTACTATGATTTTGTTAagcatttgttataattattgaattaagttaaatataatttatatgattataattaaGCATTTGTTATCATTTTCATTATCTTTGTTTGCTTTTTCTATTATAATTACTGTGATTTGGATAAacatttgttataattattctaaaatttttattattttactgattttgaatttttggttaaGCATTTGAGTGCTATACATGTAATTTATAATATTGAAGTAGATATTGATGTaagtaaaatactaaattatatacaatacactattttttaaatttttttctaatttttttcaatttttattatttttttataaaaatccgcGGATATCCGCGGAGACCCGGGTCCCCGGCGGATATGGGGCCCCCGTTACCCGTCACGGGGatggggcggggacggggacGAATAATGGAGGCGGGGGCGGGGGGCGGGGGGCATGTCCCCGCCCCCAtggggacccgttgccatccctactAATTATGGGGAAAAGTGGTGTGTGGCACCTGCATGCATATAGAGGCAAAAGAAAGCATGGAACTCAGCAATTTGGATTTGCCTCTTATGGCACGCCAATGATACAGTGATTAGAACTTTTATATCATATCTAAAGGATAAAATTGAACGCGATCTTCTTTTTCAATAATGCCATCGTGGTTTTTAAtaacgttttttttttctgtcttcGAACTTTTTTTAcatgtttcttttttcttctgcacagtgtctttttttttttcgtttatttGATTTATTCTTCGCTTTTTTTATTGTCATcttcttttattatcattattattattatcgtatctttttttatatatattcaaaaaattataatataaaaattttgattcataatacaaaaattttaatataaaacatTTTAAAGGACTATATGTTTAAAACATTGACAACCAACTAATAAAATACACACAACACAAAAATTTCgacatacaatatataaaatttaatgcgCAACACAAAACATTTGATAAGTaccacaaaaatttttaaaaagctacatatccaaaattttaatattcaactaataaaatatatataatataaaatttaaatacataatataaaaatttttatacacaTCACAATTTTTTGTATGcacactactagaaaattagttattacagacggatatttccgacggattttatcccactgaaatacagaagaaatttcagagggatttttttgtcggaaaaccaaaaaaatagattagcataaattacagacggaaaagagaatccgtctataattccgtcggaaaaattaatttttttctgtgaaatggttacagacggattttccgtctgtaattaagtAGACAAAACgtgcattttattaaattattacagacggaaaaatccgtctgtaatttaaataaaatccgtcggaaatattgAAAACCCTAGTTGAAGATTAACTCCATTCACTCGCCATTCACGCCTAGTTTTTGAACGATGTAGTCCTCCAACTCCCAGGTTCCCGAAACTCCCAGGTTCATTTCAATTTTTCACGTTTTCCTTGCTCCCTGCCTTCTCTCTTCGTTGAAGATGTGACGTCCTCCGCTGTCACCGCCGCCGCGGCTCGCATCGCATGAGCTCCCTCCGTCGCGGCGTCGCCCTCATCGTGTTTGCTCCCTTCGTTGCCATCGTCGTACGACCTCTCTCCGCCGTGCTCTTGTCTTACGAGCTCCTTCCGCGCTGCTCTCGTCGCTGCTTCTTCTCTCCTCGCCGGAGGATTGTCATCATCTCTTCTCCTCGCCGTTAGTTCAGGTATGCCTCCGCCTCTTTCTCGTCCATATCCCTAACCCCTTCCATTGTGATTCTATTCTGATTTCATTATCCCTAGCCCTAGCCCTGTCCCTTCCCTGTTGCTGCTGCTAAtttcacagaaaaataaaaataatactaattaacttcattcattttttaatttgttgagaTATCGAGATCTGTtcttaattaacttaaaattaCTGATAAGTTTCTACAAATTTGTTGAGATATTGAGATATTGAGATCTGTAATAGTTGGTGCTGTCCGCTCTGGCTACTTACATGCGCTGTTTGATGTCTTTGCAGAagtaaaccttctgtagaaagtTCCGGCTATTGTTCATGGAAATTTGAAGCTCTCCGAGAGGTAATTCTTGATAAGGAACCATGCTTTTTAACCCTCCTTTCTTATTTGATTCTACACTTAAATGTCAAAGGAACAGAAATTGAACAAGTCCTTTCAGGAGGAGCTTAAAATATTAAAGCTGGATAGAGACAAAGTgagtttatattatatatatttcatcATTGTAACTGAAGCATTCTTTTGCTCACCGTGagataaaaataatcattctGTTTGTAGTTATACTATGGGGAGGTCATAATTTAAAAGACTTATATTTTTTAGTTGTGAATTTGTGATATTTACCTCTAAAATGTACTCTACTATAACCCATTGTTCTCATTATTGTTAGATGGAAAATAATGAAATTGAGGCTGCTCTTGAAACAAGCAGGAAGTCTTTAGCGGCTAATGTCCTTTCCAGTGCTTCTCAGGTACAGGTCAAGCATTCAAGGGATATCAGTTATGTTAACAATATAATGGCTTTCTGATAATGCAAATAATTACTTTTTGGAATGCCGGCATTGGCTTTTTATAACAGATGTCAGATCCTTCCAAAAGTTTTCCAGAAAAGGAAGAAGTCGTAAGTTCCATACAAAAGCTAAATAAAGATTTGATGGATACACAGCcgaaaaatcagaaaaaatggaCGAAGATATCAAAATTATTGAAGATCTAAGGCAAATCAATGATTATTTAAGGGCTCAAGTATCTTTGGTTGCTGAGAAATCATAGAAAATTGAATTCTCGCTTTTCACTACTTGCTTTCGAATTTCTTGTATCTTCTGCATAAAATGGTTAAGTAGTTTCCACTTTCATAACATCATTCTTAATAATGTTTTTCTCTTCCAGATGGAGCTAGCGAGAAAAGTTTTTAAGGACGGAAGGGATGTTGATTTAGAAGGTTGGTCTAACATTTTGTTGCTAGAGCTGATATCTTAGTATTAGTCATTACATGATACTATTTTAGTTTAATATAAtacattgaaaatttgacttttaAGAACCGCAAAATGCTGATGTTGATATTTTTGTTCATAGATCAAGTCATTTCAGATCAATTCCAGATTGGCTACAGTTCTTCCAGATCAAGTCATTTCAGATCAATTCCAGATTGTCGATATTTTAGTTTCATATGTGTTTCCATCACAGGCCTTAAAACTTGCATGACAAGTGGATATTCATACATTGAAGGAATTGAACATTTGCTTCTTTCCTTAAAGCAAAACAACTATGAGATGCATGCTTTTACAAACTACCCCATATGGTAAGACAGTTGTTCTTATTATGATTTTGGCTTTTTGGCTCCCCATAGTCTTCTTCAGAATGTTTATACTCTATACAAGGTTTCTGTGCTAGTGTTAAAGGTCACACTTTTCAAGAACCCAGTTGCAGATTTATCTTTGTTTCAGTTGAAGATGGGTATTTGCAATCAGGATGCAATCAAGCAGTTGCAATCCATGATGGAAAATGGTGTGTTCTTCACAaccttcaaaataaataaataaatcagtcTCATCTCGCATTCTTGTTTTACTTCCATGATCTCTAATTGATAAAGATTCCTTCTTTTTTTTGTCTCGTTCCAGTGAATGAGCAGCAGAAGATCACATTCCaggtttgctttttttttcttttagataaTATGCTTAGATTCTTATATGTTTGATCTTGGATATTGAGAAAAGATTTAAGGAAAAAAGAAACAATTTAACTTATGATTCATGATCTGCAACTTGATTTGgtaaaggagaagaaagaaaaaagcttttctttttgtttgtttatttgaacTTCCAAATTAAGAGAATCAAATGATCATTATCCTGAATTTTAGTGATATTAAACCAATAAGTGCCTTTTCTTGTTTTCCCTTAGGCATCTATGGCAAGTCACTCCGcttgttatttaaattttctattaattatttcAATGTCTGAAAATTGAATTTACTTGGATTACTATTTTTTGTCTGCACCATGCTCTgcccttttaatttatttttacttttgacATATACATAATCTGACATGGGTTTTTTAATTTCCCCCAAAAGGATGCATGGCAGTGCGACATATGTGGTTCTAAATCTGAAAGGGGATTTGGTAAGGAACTGAGAacgttattttgttattttgcaATACTGCAAGTGAGAACATACGTGATATTGTGATTGTAGAAATTTATCTGATAATTCTGTTTATTGTCTAGTCTGTAAGTTTGACTTTCTGGCTGAAAAGTATTACTCCAGTGCAATCACTACTAACCAGTAATTGGATTATGAATTGTAGTAAATAATAATCTTCAGTctaaacttgaaaaattaaagaacTAGAACTGACCGCATTGAATGCAAACAGTGATAAGCAAATATAATAATCAGTGAGTGGTTAGATTATCTGAACTCAGAATGTACTTGTATGTGATATTATGAGCATgtttctttgaattctttaatCTTATTGATGTAATAATATTTACATTCTGGATCTGTGTAACAGAGGCAACTTTTGAAGTGCTCCCTAGACTTAATGACATCAAATTTGGTAGTGGAGTAATTGATGAACTTCTCTTTTTGGAGTTGCCACGCGAACAAAGATTTTCTtgtgttaaaatttttggaaagcaACGAGGGTGATCCTGAGTTACTTGTTTTCATTCCGTAAGTTTCTATTGTCTAAACAGTGAAGCCTTTTGTGTTTTGTGAATGCTAAACTGACAGTTCTCATGTTTTAATATGCTATAttgactatatttttttattttactgttattatatatatactgcATATTCATGAAGTTTATTGCATATAgattttcatttctattttattattttgataattatactGTTCGACAGTTTATGACTGCTAGAAGGCCAAAGGCCaagattatttatttaattttttggggAGAGACTTCCTTTCATCCTAATGGTTTTCCAATGCATTCCAGCCATGAAATTCTGCATGTTTTCGTGTTCAACTTTCTGCTAAAAGCATtaatggtacttactttttcatttttatcctaTCAGTTCTTATGTAaccttttctttttggattctttgtGAAATAGATTTACTTCAGATGTCAAAATTAAAAGCATATCCATAGTAGGCGGAGCTGATGGGACAAGTCCTGCTAAAATGAGAGCGTAAGTTGTTTGATTTTTTAGAGCAGCTTTTCCATTTAGGTGCCTTCCCTTTGCAAGTGGAATTTGGTAGTAATTCCTGAAAATAATGTTTTAAGTTCATAGATAAGTATTAGCTACCACAACTTTAGTTTTACAACAATTTGATTGTCACGAGTCTTTTGCCTGCTTAAAGCTGTCATCTGTTGCTACTTGTATGATTGCTTGCTTATATTCTCTGTTGGATGTTAAGAAAACAATTCAAATATGTTAGAGAATACTTGTAAGATCCTTTAGTTGTACTGTTATAAATGACTAGGTGGATTGAAGGTGACATCTAGCTTGTGGAGGAAAGGTTGTAAAATGAAAGACGAAAATGTAGATAGATGGCTATATGCATTTTGGCATTTTCCTTATTACTTGCTTTTACATAGGTGTAATGCAGTCTAGTTTTGGACCTGATTCAATAGACTTAGTGTCATCTCTATGTAATACCTAGCCTTCGTAAAGTACTTGATTAAGCGACTGAAAACTTTGAATTCAATTAGGTTTATCAATCGAGATGGAATTGACTTTTCAGATGCACAAAGCATGCAAGCCATTCAGGTAATAGGTTCTttaaaaggatttcaaggaattCATTGATTGACACATAAGGAAATGCCCTATTCACTTTGAGCAAgtaaaaacaacataaaaaaagaatttCACAATCATTAATCAATGTCAGTTATTGAAAATTACAGTAACATGCTTACAGTTAGGAGTGCTGAAAAAAGCCGGGAGTCCAATTCAGCATGTGATTCAGgtgtacttttttatttttgcttttttagaTTTGCCTTGCTGTTTTATTGAGCTTTTGATTGCTCTTTTGGACTTGTCTTGCCTTACTTGACAGATGCACCAAAATGATTCAATATATACTAGCTAAATTGTGTATCCCAAAACGCTTTCAGGTAGTCCGCAAAAACGATCCTTTAGGAAGAGATGTTGAACTCTTTCGTCGGCATTATTACGCTCCAGGTCAAGTTGGTCCAGCCTCTAAGGATATACTCCTGCTGACTGATCGAAAGTAGCGTTTTTGTCTAATGGTTTATTTGTCGAGGAGGTGTATTTGTCAATGGCTCTGAGCAAGTCACCATCATGCAATCTAAAAGGAATAGGATCAATATAAAATCTTGTTTGTTTAAATTGTTGAAAATGAAGGAACTAGTAGTGTCAATGAGTAATGTAAATAGTTATAGTTCTGTCAATAGTTTATTTTTTTGGGTACCTTTTTATGATAGTCAGATATTGGCCAATGATGttgaaaaataacatccaattttataggtattatgtaatgaatattatgtttatctatataatttttggtctcttttttttttcaatttacagtGTGTTTGATGgaggaaatttaaaaaataaacctaaagtattcattttgcaatggaaaaatttaaaaaaatttctattttactttaccgacgaatttacagacggattttctgtctgtaatcctAGTGTGAGGtgattttccaaggttcaaattacagacgaaaaatctgtcagaaaatccgtctgtaattacagacgaaaaattcgtcggaaaatccgtctgtaattacagacagaaaatccgtctgtaattacagacgaaaaatccgtcggaaagtccGTCGCCTTTGGTAAATGGATAgaaaatttacagagggaaaattcgtcggtaactgttaaaaatccgtctgtaatttttcgacggaaaaaaaattcgtcggtaaataatttccgacggggcttttacagaaggacaaaatccgtcggtaatttcgtcggtaaccaaaaatccgtctgtaataaagactaaatccatctgtaaatctgtctgtattaatccattttctagttgtggcaAGGTACATATATTTTTGAAggatcataattaatttattcaattaataaaatatatttatagtaaaagtttatgtattatatataaaaaattttgtattatgtataaaaaatatttatgttatatcaataaaatttttactatGTACAAAAATTGTTATACTGTGTAAAAATTTTTGTTATGTTAATAAGTTTATATTCTCCAATAAATATATATGCGctgaaaaatcacagaaaaactgaAGTGGTGACAAATATGtacgcgtttttttttttttgtttaaatttgtatcaatttaattgaatttcattacAAAATTCTTTTACATGTTGTATTACGATCTACTTAatatattgaaaattatttttttctttgagttgttttagtaaGGTGTCCTACTCTTCTTCATTTATTTTCCTCATTAATTGactaaagttaaaaagaataattttCTTTTCTACGAAGTTTTAGACAACTATTAGATAATAATtacttattgaaaataatttcgtTCTCTAAACGGTTTCATATTAATTGATAATAACTATTTAAtatctctctctgtctctctctcatatacacatatgtttttatttttcctctCAAAATTgttgtagtgtgtttttatttttctgtttattgTTTTTCCTTTGCTCTTTCATTTAAACCTCCGGTTCAATTTACATCTCCACATGATCCCTTAATtattatctctatttttcgataaataataatatcatttttatttgataatatcacattatacattatttttttcttatatgcaTGTTTATATGAATTTACAGAGAAAAAAGTGACATCCAAATAGAATTAATAATATCTATTctcattttttaaataaagaaagtttagatttttgatattttaaagactaacatatatatatatatatatatatatatatatatatatatatatatatatatatatatatatatatatatatatatatatatatatatatatatatatatatatatatatatattgctaacATGTAGCCTTAGCCATATTTTAAGAATGCCACAAgagaaatttaataaaaaatatgaaatatataatatatatactttatttttaatatatatatatatatatatatatatatatatatatatatatatatattacaagaaaaatgttgaataCTGCCAGATTTATC is a window from the Arachis hypogaea cultivar Tifrunner chromosome 1, arahy.Tifrunner.gnm2.J5K5, whole genome shotgun sequence genome containing:
- the LOC112802377 gene encoding uncharacterized protein isoform X1 — protein: MENNEIEAALETSRKSLAANVLSSASQMSDPSKSFPEKEEVMELARKVFKDGRDVDLEDQVISDQFQIGYSSSRSSHFRSIPDCRYFSFICVSITGLKTCMTSGYSYIEGIEHLLLSLKQNNYEMHAFTNYPICVKGHTFQEPSCRFIFVSVEDGYLQSGCNQAVAIHDGKCE
- the LOC112802377 gene encoding uncharacterized protein isoform X3, with the protein product MENNEIEAALETSRKSLAANVLSSASQMELARKVFKDGRDVDLEDQVISDQFQIGYSSSRSSHFRSIPDCRYFSFICVSITGLKTCMTSGYSYIEGIEHLLLSLKQNNYEMHAFTNYPICVKGHTFQEPSCRFIFVSVEDGYLQSGCNQAVAIHDGKCE
- the LOC112802377 gene encoding uncharacterized protein isoform X5; translated protein: MENNEIEAALETSRKSLAANVLSSASQMSDPSKSFPEKEEVMELARKVFKDGRDVDLEDQVISDQFQIGYSSSRSSHFRSIPDCRYFSFICVSITGLKTCMTSGYSYIEGIEHLLLSLKQNNYEMHAFTNYPIC
- the LOC112802377 gene encoding uncharacterized protein isoform X2 → MENNEIEAALETSRKSLAANVLSSASQMSDPSKSFPEKEEVMELARKVFKDGRDVDLEDQVISDQFQIGYSSSRSSHFRSIPDCRYFSFICVSITGLKTCMTSGYSYIEGIEHLLLSLKQNNYEMHAFTNYPICCRFIFVSVEDGYLQSGCNQAVAIHDGKCE
- the LOC112802377 gene encoding uncharacterized protein isoform X4, translating into MENNEIEAALETSRKSLAANVLSSASQMELARKVFKDGRDVDLEDQVISDQFQIGYSSSRSSHFRSIPDCRYFSFICVSITGLKTCMTSGYSYIEGIEHLLLSLKQNNYEMHAFTNYPICCRFIFVSVEDGYLQSGCNQAVAIHDGKCE